Sequence from the Deltaproteobacteria bacterium genome:
TGGCTTGGATAAAAAACCTACCCTTATGAGCTCTCCCTCCCAGGGAGAGGGCCTAGGGTGAGGATGATGCGCTACGCAGCGAGCCACACCCACGCTTTCTCCCCTCATCCTGCCCTTCTCCCCCTGCGGGGAGAAGGGCCCCCTCTGCATACGTGCATAGCGAGTGCCGAACACTCTTGACACCGAATCACCCATTCGTCCATTCGTTTTCTGATTCCTGATCCTCCGTTTTGTCGTTAACCGGAGAGTCACTTAATACGTACAATCGCCGCATGCGGATCGCTGAGGTTTCGTGTTGCACCGAAGTTTAGGACCGTCGTCGGTAACACATGCGTTAGTGCACCTCTCTTACGATTTGCGGAGAGCGTAATGATGTCCAATCCTGGGCAACTCCCATCTGCGGCGTGGGCAACGGTCAGCGGAAATGGCCCCCGCAAGGCAACATAAATGCGCTTCCCGTCAGGAACACCTCCGACCGACAAATCGCCAAGGTCTGGTGTGGGATCGTTACTGGTGGTCGCACCGAGCGTTGTCCCGCAAGCACCGGTCGTCGTCAGGTCGTACGTCCCTTCGTGACGGGAATCGAGATTGCCCCACGGCGGGGCAATCTTAAAGACCTCAACATTATTACGGATGCGATCCATTTGATGGATATACCGTGGTGCCCCAGAAACCACATTACGCACCAACACGATACCATGCGCATAAGGTTGGCGAACCAAGGACGAGACAAGTCAGTGCGACGACAGCAGGAACAATGCGTGAAGCAATAGGTAGAAGTGTAAACATGTATTCTCCTTGAAAGAATCAGTCAGCACTTACGTACAAGTCGAAGTGAAGCAATCTCTTCCACGTCATCGTTGAGCGAGAGTGCCCGCATGGTGGTACGCGATGATCGTGTAGCACGGTCCCTCCTTTTTTCGCGTTGCACCCTAGCGGATGGAACGTTGGGTTGACAAGCACCTCGTATTGGAAATTACATACAGTGAATCGCGCTGCAGCGGTGGCGTTTGGCAAGTTATTTTTTCTCACAGCATGAATTGGACTCAGCGCGTAGCAAATTGCTATAATTAAAGGATAGTGAGGAAGGGGGACTCATGGCACCAACACAATCGTTCGATCAGTTATCCGTCAATACAATTCGTACGCTGTCAATGGACGCCGTCCAACAGGCCAACTCCGGGCACCCAGGAACTGCGATGGCGATGGCTCCGGTCGTCTACAGCTTGTGGCAGCAGTTTCTGCGCTTCGACCCAAATGACCCAATCTGGCCGAACCGCGATCGCTTTGTTCTTTCCATCGGCCACGCTTCAATGTTGCTCTATTCCATGCTGCATCTCACAGGGGTGAAAGCGGTCAATCCCAAATACGAAACACTCGGCCAACTCTCAGTGACGCTCGATGACATCAAGCGCTTTCGCCAGCTTGATAGTAAAACACCTGGCCACCCAGAATATCGCTGGACTTCGGGTGTAGAGACCACGACAGGTCCACTCGGGCAAGGCGTCGCCACGAGTGTTGGCATGGCCATCGCTGGCAAGTGGATGGCGACGTATTTCAATCGTCCGGACTTCGATCTGTTCAATTACAACGTCTATGCCCTGTGCGGCGATGGCTGCATGATGGAAGGCGTCTCAGGGGAAGCAGCTTCGCTCGCTGGTCACTTGCAGTTATCAAATCTGTGCTGGGTCTACGACAACAATCGGATCACCATCGAAGGTAACACCAGTTGGGCATTCAGTGATGATATCGCCACCCGTTTTATTGGCTATGGGTGGAATGTCACGCGCGTGGGCGATGCTAACGACCTGGAGATGCTCGCCCGTGCGTTCACCACTTTTCAAAAAACCACTGACCGTCCAACACTCATTATGGTTGACAGCCACATTGCTTACGGCGCTCCGCACAAACAAGACACCAGCGCCGCGCATGGAGAGCCCCTCGGCGAAGAAGAAATCAAACTCACCAAACGGAACTATGAATGGCCAGAAGACGCGAAATTTCTTGTCCCTGACGGCGTGTACAACCACTTCCAGCAAGGGATCGGCAATCGTGGACGTGAACAGCGCGAGGCCTGGATGGCCAAGTTCAAGGACTATCAAAGTCGATACCCTGACCTGGCAGATCAACTCTACAAGATGCAACGTCGCCAGCTGCCAACGGACTGGGATAAAAATCTGCCAGCCTTTCCAACTGATGCCAAAGGCGTCGCTGGGCGTGATGCCTCAGCGCAGATCCTCAACACGCTGGCACAGAACGTCCCATGGCTCATCGGTGGCGCCGCTGACCTCGCCCCTTCGACCAAAACGCGCCTCACGTTTCCTGAGGCTGGGGACTTCACGGCAGAGAGCTACGGTGGTCGCAACCTTCATTTCGGCGTACGTGAGCATGCCATGGCATCAATCCTCAACGGCATGTCACTCGCCAAGGTCCGCCCCTATGGGTCAGGGTTTTTGATCTTTAGTGATTACTCGCGCCCAGCTATCCGTTTGAGCGCCTTGATGGAAATCCCAGTGATTTACATTTTCACCCATGACTCGATCGGCGTAGGCGAAGATGGGCCCACTCATCAACCGATCGAGCAGTTAGCATCACTCCGCGCAATTCCGGGATTGATTACGCTACGTCCCGCGGATGCCAACGAAACCGTCGAAGCGTGGCGGTATATTATGCAACAGCATCACGAGCCAGCAGCGATTGTCTTGAGTCGACAGGCATTGCCGACCGTTGATCGCACCAAGTACGGAGCTGCGTCTGGCGTTGCTCGCGGAGCCTATGTCTTGGCAGATGCGCCAAACGGGAAACCAGACGTGCTTCTCCTGGCAAGCGGGAGTGAAGTCTCGTTGTGCCTGCAAGCGTACGAGCAGCTCAAGAATGAAGGCATCAACGCTCGCGTAGTGAGCATGCCATCGTGGGAAATCTTCGAGTACCAAAATCAAGCGTACCGGGTCAGCGTACTTCCGCCAGAGATCACCGCGCGGGTTGCCGTCGAACAGGCTTCAACTTTTGGCTGGGAACGCTACGTGGGTTGGAGCGGGCAGATCATCGGCATGAGAACGTTTGGTGCCTCTGCGCCACTCAAGGAGTTACAGCAAAAGTTCGGTTTCACTGCCGCCAATGTGATCGCCGCCGCTAAGGAGCAATTGGCGCGGAGCAAGGCGTAACCGGCGTCATTGCGACCCCTTCGATAAGCTCAGGATAAACTACGCGAAGCAATCTTTGTTTTTATGCAGAGATGGCTTCGCTGTTTTTCGCTCCTCCCTATGACAGACTCCCCCTCCTCATGATCTCGCAAAATTGCTAATTGTGCCTGCAGTAAGGAGGGTATGATGCAAACCCAACGAGAACATCTCCTCGATCTCACTAATCGTTTCATGGCGGCATTTAATCGGCATGACCTTGATGCGGTCATGTCGTTTTTTTCCGCTGACGCGGTCTACGACGAGTTTAACGGTAAACACAATCAAGGCCTCGCGGCAATTCGTTCTGCGTTTACGCCACAGTTCACCGGCACGTTTGGCAACATGCAGTTTCTCGATGAAGATCTGTTTATCGATGCTGAGACCGGGAAAGTCATGGCCAGTTGGCGCTGTACACTGTCAGTGAAAGGCCAACCAACCTCATGGCGTGGACTCGATCTGTTGCATTTTAAGGGTGACAAACTAATTCGCAAGATTACTTACGCCAAAGCCAAAGCGCCGTTGTTTGAGGAGTGAGGTCTCGCTAAACAAAGGGAGATCTAAACGCGGAAAGAGACTAAAAGAAGAACCAGGAGCGGTTCGTACACCGCTCCCCAGATGAAAGTAACCTCAATGGCTCAGAGACGTACTGGTCAACACCCCTCCAAGCGGAACACGATTCACCGGCAGTTTCTGAGGCTTGCCTCCCGGATAGATGACTCCGTCGGCCAGGACATCACAACGGTTGTCACCATCGAAGTGGCCCAGTGTCACTTCAGAGCGACGCTTGGTTGACGTATTCAGATACACCCAGGGTCTGTCACTACCGCTGGAAAACCACCAGGTCGCTCCGGTCGCCATGAAGGTATCGGGCAAGCTATCGCCATCGAAATCACAGACGCCCAGATCCGTACTGGCATCGACACCAAACACATTGCCGGGTTCCGCGTACGTTCCGATGAATTGGGTCGCCACCACGGCATCCTCCCAGTTATTATGGGCAAAAACGTTGGCGCCAATGAACATCCCTTCTTCGGGAATGCCGCGCAGCTTGATCGCGTTCCCAGCGGTATAGAGGAAGGTGTTGTAGTGGATAAACATCGAATGCCCGGCGTCGCCGCAGTTCGCATGCCCTGGAAAGCAGGTGTCCGTGCCATGCACGTCGAACTGATGAGTGTAGTGATGATAGACTGGGATTCCACCAGGACAAATGTAGAGTGGAACGCAATACGTGTCGTGGTATCCGCCATTCTTGAGCACCAGATTACGGTATGCCGCGTATCCGGTTCCGGCTTCTCCGGCGCCTTTTATGGCGTGCCGATTCCAATCGAACACGTTGCGCTCGATTAACACGAAGGCCCCAGCATTCACGGACACGCCATAACCGTTACTGCCTTCATGCTGGTTGTGATGGATGAAGTTATCGTGGATGCGTACCACGGTCGGGTTCTCTGAGGGAAGCATCCTCCC
This genomic interval carries:
- the tkt gene encoding transketolase, coding for MAPTQSFDQLSVNTIRTLSMDAVQQANSGHPGTAMAMAPVVYSLWQQFLRFDPNDPIWPNRDRFVLSIGHASMLLYSMLHLTGVKAVNPKYETLGQLSVTLDDIKRFRQLDSKTPGHPEYRWTSGVETTTGPLGQGVATSVGMAIAGKWMATYFNRPDFDLFNYNVYALCGDGCMMEGVSGEAASLAGHLQLSNLCWVYDNNRITIEGNTSWAFSDDIATRFIGYGWNVTRVGDANDLEMLARAFTTFQKTTDRPTLIMVDSHIAYGAPHKQDTSAAHGEPLGEEEIKLTKRNYEWPEDAKFLVPDGVYNHFQQGIGNRGREQREAWMAKFKDYQSRYPDLADQLYKMQRRQLPTDWDKNLPAFPTDAKGVAGRDASAQILNTLAQNVPWLIGGAADLAPSTKTRLTFPEAGDFTAESYGGRNLHFGVREHAMASILNGMSLAKVRPYGSGFLIFSDYSRPAIRLSALMEIPVIYIFTHDSIGVGEDGPTHQPIEQLASLRAIPGLITLRPADANETVEAWRYIMQQHHEPAAIVLSRQALPTVDRTKYGAASGVARGAYVLADAPNGKPDVLLLASGSEVSLCLQAYEQLKNEGINARVVSMPSWEIFEYQNQAYRVSVLPPEITARVAVEQASTFGWERYVGWSGQIIGMRTFGASAPLKELQQKFGFTAANVIAAAKEQLARSKA
- a CDS encoding nuclear transport factor 2 family protein, producing MMQTQREHLLDLTNRFMAAFNRHDLDAVMSFFSADAVYDEFNGKHNQGLAAIRSAFTPQFTGTFGNMQFLDEDLFIDAETGKVMASWRCTLSVKGQPTSWRGLDLLHFKGDKLIRKITYAKAKAPLFEE
- a CDS encoding right-handed parallel beta-helix repeat-containing protein, with translation MNTKFFAKLINLGMVNSMLFSLGLQITPVHALPASTPSSQEKAIDCLGDLQGTLSVTPQPIRLWETGALRWNVTVPTSCTGVGIKLYVDSQLVSPTGSRTIQPIADTSTKLHATLPAVLGGGRRTLATASIKVDLPEPPTIISIYANHMEPLLLQALREGNKHIRIENHVELDLTGWEALPIAGGVTLEGGRTPRHPGPRLYTTIRPAVLFETTGDNIRITGVRIEGPDHVGVVPDGDNKGIGIFVSGDINIEIDNNEIYGWSQAAVRVNDCDGNEGCQPGGRMLPSENPTVVRIHDNFIHHNQHEGSNGYGVSVNAGAFVLIERNVFDWNRHAIKGAGEAGTGYAAYRNLVLKNGGYHDTYCVPLYICPGGIPVYHHYTHQFDVHGTDTCFPGHANCGDAGHSMFIHYNTFLYTAGNAIKLRGIPEEGMFIGANVFAHNNWEDAVVATQFIGTYAEPGNVFGVDASTDLGVCDFDGDSLPDTFMATGATWWFSSGSDRPWVYLNTSTKRRSEVTLGHFDGDNRCDVLADGVIYPGGKPQKLPVNRVPLGGVLTSTSLSH